In one Nicotiana tomentosiformis chromosome 6, ASM39032v3, whole genome shotgun sequence genomic region, the following are encoded:
- the LOC104120198 gene encoding small ribosomal subunit protein uS8z/uS8w, translating into MVRVSVLNDALKSMYNAEKRGKRQVMIRPSSKVIIKFLIVMQKHGYIGEFEYVDDHRSGKIVVELNGRLNKCGVISPRFDVGVKEIEGWTARLLPSRQFGYIVLTTSAGIMDHEEARRKNVGGKVLGFFY; encoded by the exons ATGGTGAGAGTTAGTGTGTTGAATGATGCTCTTAAGAGCATGTACAATGCTGAGAAGAGGGGAAAGCGTCAAGTCATGATTAGGCCTTCTTCCAAAGTCATCATCAAGTTCCTCATTGTCATGCAGAAGCATG GGTACATTGGAGAATTTGAGTATGTTGATGATCACAGGTCAGGAAAAATTGTAGTTGAACTGAATGGTAGGTTGAACAAGTGTGGCGTCATTAGTCCTCGTTTTGATGTTGGAGTTAAGGAGATTGAAGGATGGACTGCTAGGTTGTTGCCTTCCCGACAG TTTGGATACATTGTGCTGACTACATCTGCCGGTATCATGGACCACGAGGAGGCTAGAAGGAAGAATGTGGGTGGAAAGGttcttggtttcttttattaa
- the LOC104105070 gene encoding acetolactate synthase 1, chloroplastic-like: protein MAAASPTPSSSAFYSNPLTSSSPYKLLSRTFFPFPQTSFLHKTSYPAGLTLSNRRFTITDALSITPNIAPTVETFISRFAPDEPRKGCDVLVEALEREGVTNVFAYPGGTSMEIHQALTRSRTIRNVLPRHEQGGIFAAEGYARATGFPGVCMATSGPGATNLVSGFADALLDSVPIVAITGQVPRRMIGTDAFQETPIVEVTRSITKHNYLVMDVNDIPRIVREAFYLARSGRPGPVLIDIPKDVQQQMVIPHWDQPMKLPGYISRFPDPPNKMLLEQIVRLISESKKPVLYVGGGCLQSSQELRRFVELTGIPVASTLMGLGAFPTGDELSLQMLGMHGTVYSNYAVDSSDLLLAFGVRFDDRVTGKLESFASRAKIVHIDIDAAEIGKNKLPHVSICTDIKLALQGLNSILERKIGKLKLNFSPWTKELTEQKLKYPLKYKTFGEAIPPQYAIQVLDELTNGNAIISTGVGQHQMWSAQYYKYKNPRQWLTSGGLGAMGFGLPAAIGAAVARPDAIVVDIDGDGSFMMNVQELATVRVENLPVKMMILNNQHLGMVVQWEDRFYKANRAHTYLGNPSNEAEIFPDMLKFAEACDIPGARVTKKSDVRAAIQKMLDTPGPYLLDVITPHQEHVLPMIPSGGAFKDVITEGDGRSSY, encoded by the exons ATGGCGGCAGCTTCTCCAACTCCTTCCTCCTCCGCTTTCTATAGCAACCCTCTTACTTCTTCTTCTCCTTATAAGCTTCTTTCCAGAACTTTCTTCCCTTTTCCACAGACTTCATTTTTACATAAAACCTCTTATCCGGCCGGCCTTACCCTCAGCAACCGCCGTTTTACCATTACCGACGCTCTCTCAATAACCCCAAATATTGCTCCAACTGTCGAGACATTTATTTCCCGGTTTGCCCCTGACGAACCCAGAAAAGGATGTGACGTTCTGGTTGAAGCGCTTGAACGCGAAGGCGTCACAAATGTATTTGCTTACCCTGGTGGTACTTCAATGGAAATTCACCAGGCTCTCACCCGTTCTAGAACCATCCGAAATGTATTGCCACGTCATGAACAGGGCGGTATTTTCGCTGCTGAGGGATACGCACGCGCCACTGGATTCCCTGGTGTTTGTATGGCCACCTCTGGCCCCGGCGCTACTAATCTTGTTAGCGGTTTTGCTGATGCTCTCCTTGATAGTGTTCCAATTGTTGCTATTACAG GTCAAGTACCACGTAGGATGATTGGGACAGACGCATTTCAAGAAACTCCAATTGTTGAGGTAACTAGATCAATTACCAAGCATAATTATCTTGTTATGGACGTCAATGATATACCCAGGATTGTGCGCGAAGCGTTTTATCTAGCGCGATCAGGCCGACCTGGACCGGTTTTAATTGATATTCCTAAAGATGTTCAGCAACAAATGGTGATTCCACACTGGGATCAGCCAATGAAGTTGCCAGGTTACATTTCCAGATTTCCTGATCCACCTAATAAGATGCTTTTGGAGCAAATTGTTAGACTAATTTCTGAATCAAAGAAACCAGTTTTATATGTTGGTGGTGGTTGTTTACAATCCAGCCAGGAGTTAAGGCGTTTTGTGGAACTCACAG GCATTCCGGTCGCCAGTACTTTGATGGGTCTAGGAGCGTTTCCAACAGGGGACGAGCTTTCACTTCAAATGCTAGGGATGCATGGTACTGTTTATTCTAACTATGCTGTGGATAGTAGTGATCTGCTTCTAGCATTTGGAGTGAGGTTTGATGACCGTGTCACGGGCAAATTAGAATCTTTTGCAAGCCGAGCAAAGATTGTTCACATTGACATTGATGCTGCTGAAATTGGAAAGAACAAGCTACCTCATGTATCCATTTGTACAGATATTAAGTTAGCATTACAGGGTTTGAATTCAATATTGGAGCGCAAAATAGGTAAGCTGAAGCTGAATTTCTCTCCTTGGACGAAAGAGTTGACAGAGCAAAAATTAAAGTACCCTTTGAAATATAAAACTTTTGGTGAAGCCATTCCTCCACAATATGCAATTCAGGTCCTTGACGAATTAACTAATGGGAATGCCATAATAAGTACTGGTGTAGGCCAACACCAGATGTGGTCTGCTCAATATTACAAGTACAAAAATCCGCGGCAATGGTTGACATCTGGTGGATTAGGTGCAATGGGATTTGGATTGCCTGCTGCAATTGGAGCAGCTGTTGCAAGACCAGATGCAATTGTTGTAGACATTGACGGTGATGGAAGTTTCATGATGAACGTGCAAGAATTAGCAACAGTTAGAGTGGAGAATCTTCCTGTTAAGATGATGATTCTGAATAATCAACACCTGGGAATGGTGGTTCAGTGGGAGGATAGATTCTACAAGGCTAATAGAGCACACACTTATCTTGGAAATCCTTCAAATGAAGCAGAGATTTTTCCTGATATGTTGAAATTTGCGGAAGCTTGTGATATACCTGGTGCTCGGGTGACAAAAAAGAGTGATGTTAGAGCTGCCATTCAGAAAATGTTAGACACTCCTGGACCTTACTTGTTGGATGTGATTACACCTCACCAGGAACATGTTTTACCTATGATTCCTAGTGGTGGTGCTTTCAAGGATGTGATCACGGAGGGCGATGGGAGATCTTCCTACTGA
- the LOC138894541 gene encoding uncharacterized protein, whose amino-acid sequence MPNVDALTRDFDEIRTVMWDDSRPTVLAKGLLFPDKVRLSRAAKMYSVKECREMTVWESSPDVYKVVCRRWFTGCHWMLRASKKNIGLWKVGKYIPTHRCEMDTFNENHYNLDIDLISLVLIPHLEASIRYKIKECITSVHQKYGHTITKRKAFLGRKRAFEIVYAIDGFPHCRPVISIDGTHVYGKYDIKLLIAVAVDANGQIFPLAFAICANKSQETWTLFLNHLKEHVVKQHSEICLISDQHGGILSSVENFPAWQEPYAYHRYCVRHFKANF is encoded by the exons ATGCCGAATGTAGATGCTCTTACAAGGGACTTTGATGAAATTCGGACAGTAATGTGGGATGATTCTAGACCAACGGTGTTGGCAAAGGGCTtgctttttcctgataaagtACGCCTAAGCAGGGCGGCGAAAATGTACAgtgtaaaagagtgtcgtgagatgacggtatgggagtcaagtccggatgtatacaaggttgtttgtcgcagatggtttacgggttgtcatTGGATGCTACGTGCGAGCAAGAAGAACATAGGTCTGTGGAAAGTGGGTAAATATATTCCCACCCACAGATGTGAAATGGATACATTCAATGAGAATCACTACAACTTGgatattgacttgatttctcttgtccttattccacatcttgaagcgtccataaggtataaaATCAAAGAGTGCATTACATCAGTCCACCAGAAATATGGtcataccattaccaaaagaaaggcatttctcgggcgtaaacgtgcgtttgaaattgtttatg caattgatggttttccgcattgccggccggtaatatccatagacggcactcatgtctatggaaagtatgatatcaagTTGTTGATAGctgttgcagtagatgctaatggacaaatatttcctctagcttttgctatttgtgccaataaaagccaagagacgtggacgctatttttgaaccatttgaaagagcacgttgtcaaacagCATTCCGaaatttgtctaatatctgatcagCATGGTGGTATCTTAAGTTCTGTAGAGAACTTTCCTGCATGGCAAGAAccttatgcctaccaccgttactgtgtaaGGCACTTTAAGGCCAATTTCTAG
- the LOC138894542 gene encoding uncharacterized protein, producing MAVSLRNGRVLDLEQEIALESRPTETLVTVPIEVDDSTRLTEVPIQHAQESTSKEKEVAKETEVAQETTVEVAPEQDETQITGRKRPPVNIPLIDALREMPGYTKIMKDLMFRKFDFQDLATVTLTHTCSAVVTRPIAEKLSDPGSFTNPCTIGSYTFAKALCDLGASINLMPLAIYKRLGIGRARPTSILLQLVDRTVKRPSRILDDVLVQVGKFVFPVDFVILDCRVDEEIPIILGRPFLATGRALIDC from the exons ATGGCAGTAAGTCTAAGAAATGGTAGAGTCCTAGATCTAGAGCAAGAAATTGCTCTCGAAAGCCGACCAACTGAAACACTTGTGACAGTACCCATTGAGGTAGATGATTCAACAAGATTAACTGAGGTGCCTATACAACATGCACAAGAGAgcacaagcaaagaaaaagaggttgcgAAGGAAACTGAGGTAGCACAAGAAACGACAGTAGAAGTAGCGCCTGAGCAGGATGAAACTCAAATCACAGGAAGGAAGCGACCTCCA GTGAACATTCCACTGATTGACGCTTTGAGGGAGATGCCTGGGTATACCAAAATAATGAAGGATTTGATGTTTCGcaagttcgactttcaagacttggccacTGTTACACTAACCCATACTTGTAGTGCTGTCGTGAcgagacccatagctgagaagttgTCAGACCCAGGAAGCTTCACAAACCCATGCACAATAGGCAGCTAtacttttgctaaagcattgtgtgatttgggggcaagcataaacttgatgcccttggctatctacaaaaggttaggtATTGGAAGAGCAAGACCCACATCCATATTACTACAGCTAGTCGACCGGACAGTGAAGAGGCCATCACgtatccttgatgatgtactagtgcaggttggaaagtttgtgtttccagtagattttgtcattctggactgcagggttgacgaggagattcccataattttgggaaggccattcttggccactggaAGAGCTCTAATTGATTGTTAA